From a single Brassica oleracea var. oleracea cultivar TO1000 chromosome C5, BOL, whole genome shotgun sequence genomic region:
- the LOC106344104 gene encoding uncharacterized protein At4g22758-like encodes MLYKLKKREVVKGNRILISVTFLGSPGPIRFVANEGDLVAAVIDTALKCYAREGRLPILGSDFNDFIFYCPMVGPEALSPWEAIGSLGARNFMLCEKPGEKKRVEEENGRSSFPINGARKRSFRAWINKSFSLKVTTH; translated from the exons ATGTTGTACAAGCTGAAGAAGAGAGAGGTGGTTAAGGGAAACCGGATCTTGATCAGCGTTACGTTTCTTGGTAGCCCCGGTCCGATCCGGTTCGTTGCTAACGAAGGAGATCTGGTTGCTGCTGTGATCGACACTGCTCTTAAATGTTACGCTCGAGAAGGTCGGCTTCCCATTCTCGGATCCGACTTCAACGATTTTATTTTCTATTGTCCCATGGTTGGACCAGAAG CTCTGAGTCCATGGGAAGCGATTGGGTCGTTGGGAGCGAGGAACTTCATGCTGTGTGAGAAGCCAGGGGAAAAGAAGAGGGTGGAGGAAGAAAATGGAAGATCGAGTTTTCCCATTAATGGAGCTAGAAAAAGAAGCTTTAGGGCTTGGATTAACAAATCTTTCAGTCTTAAAGTCACTACTCATTAG